The Flammeovirga pectinis genomic interval AAGAAACCTTGAAGTTATCTAAAGATGTACTTGAAGCTACAGATACTCAAAAAGGATCAATTGATTCGGTAGTTCAGAACATCGAAAAAATTGTGATTGTATCTGAAGATACTGCTGCAGGAACTAAGAATGTGGCTGGAGTTGCAGATGAAATGTCTACTTCTGTAAAAGAAATGGGTGAAACATCAGAACAATTAAACGAAGTGGCAGAACAGTTGAAAAACGGTGTCAATAAGTTTAAGTTAAAATAAAAGAAGAATAAATAGAGACGTAGTACTGCTACGTCTCTAATTTTAATACCCAAAACTAAAAATGCAAAATCACTATGAATCTGGAAGAACCAAGCAGCGAATCTTCAAATGAACAAAAAGTTTCTGCTGCTATAGAAATGACCCGTAGCGATGCTGACCAGGAAAAAAAGAGTAATATTATTGTTTTCCGTTTAGGAGAAGAGGAATACGGTTTAAGGATTGATCAAATTAAAGAAGTTGTGATTACTCCAAGAATTACCCAAATACCATTAACTCCATCTTATGTAAAAGGTGTAGCCAACATTAGAGGTAACATATTAGCAATAATTGATTTAGAAGATAAATTTGCTCTTAGAAATACTATGAGCGAAACAAGTGGTTACACCCTAGTTGTAGAAAGCCACGAATACAATATGGCCATTTTAGTAAAAGATGTTCCAAATACATTATCTGTTGCAGATACAGATATTGATTATACTCCAGCAGTTGTAACAGAAATGCATGGAGACCAAGATTACATAAATGGAATTATTAAACTAGATGACCGCCTAATCATATTGATCGATATCTTTAAAATCATTACAAAAGATGATCTTAAGACTGTTATTGGAACTAAAATATAATTAACTGAAAATTTATTACCCATGTCAAAAAAAGTTTTAATCGTAGATGATTCCCTATATATGCGATCTATAATTAAAGATGCATTGGAAGGTGTTGGTTACGAAGTTATTGGACAAGCCTCTAATGGAGTTGAAGCCATAGATTTAGCACTAGAATCTGAACCCGACCTTATTACTTTAGATAATATCTTACCTGATATGCTAGGGCTAGATATTTTAAAAACATTAAAAGAAGAAGAACTCACTTCTAAAATAATAATGATTAGTGCCGTTGGGCAACAATCTGTAGTAGATGAAGGAATGAACCTTGGTTTAGATAGTTACTTGGTAAAGCCTTTTACACCAGAACAACTTACAGAAGCAATAAATCAAATTATGTAATTATGTAGTTTTGCTAC includes:
- a CDS encoding chemotaxis protein CheW, with the protein product MNLEEPSSESSNEQKVSAAIEMTRSDADQEKKSNIIVFRLGEEEYGLRIDQIKEVVITPRITQIPLTPSYVKGVANIRGNILAIIDLEDKFALRNTMSETSGYTLVVESHEYNMAILVKDVPNTLSVADTDIDYTPAVVTEMHGDQDYINGIIKLDDRLIILIDIFKIITKDDLKTVIGTKI
- a CDS encoding response regulator encodes the protein MSKKVLIVDDSLYMRSIIKDALEGVGYEVIGQASNGVEAIDLALESEPDLITLDNILPDMLGLDILKTLKEEELTSKIIMISAVGQQSVVDEGMNLGLDSYLVKPFTPEQLTEAINQIM